CCTGTGAAGGACTATCTCCAaatcaaacagcttttcAGCGTGGTAGTGGAGCTGATGAACCACTTCCAGTCATACAAGAGcattgacgagatcaaTACGCTTAACAAGAAAATCggctctttgaaaaatagaATTATAGACGAGATCtttgctgattttgagcgcGAAATAATGGAAGAGCTACATAATCCTCAACTGGCGAATGCCTGTGAGCTACTAGAGCTTTTGGGCCGTCCATACCGCGACAAACTGACAACTTGGTACATTGTCACAACGCTCAAGGAACTTACTAGTATCTTCAAAGCCACAGAGGAAGCAGGCTCATTGGATAATCTTAAAAGAAGATTCATGTTTTTCAGACAGATCCTCACCAATTTCGAAAAACACCATGCGAATGTTTTCCCagaaagctggaaaatgtCTCAGGAGCTGACCAGCCACTTCTGTAAAATCACACGCAAGGATTTGAGTGAGTCGACGGCGAAAGAAACTCGTCTCACTGGTAGCAAGGTGGATGTGAACTTGCTTTTAAACGCACTTGGAGAAACGCTTGAATTTGAGACTTTCATCAGTAAGAAATTCAAACAAAGCTTTGAAGGGTCCATTTCCGACGTATTCGAGCCTTATCTGAATATTTGGATAGAACACCAGAGAACtgtgatcaacaacaagttCATGGAATTTATGAACCCAGAGTCAATGCTTAAAAAATCGGGAGTGGAGACTGGAGGTACGAATGTTAACGTGTTAGAGTCTGCTGCGGATCTGTTCAGACTTTACAGACAGATTCTTGCACAACTGTCTAAGCTCTCTCAGGGCGAATCGTTAGTGAAGCTTTCTACCGTTTTCTCTGAGTATTTGCTCAAATATCGTCAGACTATATTGGAGCCGCTTGTTCCTGACTCTAAGCGGTTATCGTCGGGATCAGAAACTGAACAGGCTGAAGGCACGGCAATCATTTGTCTGGTACTAAACACTGCAGACTATTGTTCGATCACGGTGTCACAGTTGGAAGAGAAGCTTGCAATCTTAGTAAATCCGCCAACGCTTGCTCAGAAAATGGATTTCGAGAAAGCAAGAAACAGTTACCTCAACTTAATCAACAATTGTATTAATCTGTTGTTCGTCAAGATGGAAAACGATCTTCACCATTCCTGGCGTGAGATGCTGAACTATAACTGGAAGATCATCACAgaagtatctggagaatCACGTTATATGGGTTCCGTAAAGCGGGTGATCAAAGAGAACTGTTCTCTGATATTTCCCAACTTCAACAGAGTCTTGTATATCCGCAACTACCTGGATAAATTAGTGGAACTCGTACTGAGCGAGTTATGGTTGAATATTGTGAAACTGCGACCAATTACAGAAATCATGGCTGAACAATTTGTGTTTGATCTCCAGTCACTGAAATCTTTTCTTCTAGACCTACCTAGCTTATCTCCAGAACCAGTCAAGATCACAtcttcaaacagcttttcaaaaaacaTCAGCTCCAAAGTGTCCAACATCAATACCCTCCTGAAGATTCTCATGGTTTCGACATCCCCTATGAGCGACTTTATGTCCAGCTACTTCACAATTGTGGCTGATTCAAATTTCAACAATTTTGTCAAGGTTCTAAAGTTGAAAGGCCTGTTGACCAACGATGCAACGTATGAAAAGGACAAACACAGATATCTCGACCAATTTAAGAGCCAACTTCGTCACTACGAGACAACAGAAGAAACATTGCCCGAGAGCAACAGCTTCCTCGAGGGATTGAAGCTTGAAGATGCTCCTGAGGGAGTGGTATCGTCTCCAAATATGGCTCTGACTGGATTTTTCAACAGCCCGAACTCGAACTTCAGAATCGATAAACAGTCACTTCTAAACACTCGCGATCATTTTGAGAAAAACATTGCCAAGACATTCAGCATAAACGACAACAAGATAGACATCGGCGAGAACCTGAAAAGTTTCGGCAAGTTCTTCAAGAAGAACTGAAATCAGCCTACAGTATAGTGCTTGTAACATGCTCTTATAAATACTCAATGTTTTCCGCCAGTTCTCTGCTTTCTGAGCTCATCTCTTTGTGCCTCGACTTCTGGGTCGAACACAATAAACTCGTCCAAAGCGCAACCTCCAGGCACCATTGGCAGAACAGACACCTTCTTTTCGACGATGACCTCCATCAGAATCGGACCATCGTTGTATTCAATCATCTTCTTCACGCCGTCAACCATCTCAGACTGGTCCTCAACTCTAAACGACTTCACGCCCATAGCCTCGCCCAGTTTCACAAAATCTGGATTACTCTGGTGGGTGTGTGCGTATCTGTAGTCGTAGAACAACGATTGCCATTGGGTCACCATTCCCTGCTCCTCGTTATTAAGAACAACGATCTTGACCGGGGCGTTGGCCTGCACGGCCGACGAAAGCTCGGTAAGAGTCATATTGAACGAAGCGTCACCATCGATGTCGATGACCAAAGAGTCTGGCTTAGCGATTTGAGCACCGATAGCAGCAGGCAATCCAAATCCCATAGTTCCCAAACCACCGGAGGTGATAAAAGAACGAGGCTTTCTCCAGGTGAAATGTTGAGCGGCCCACATCTGGTGCTGTCCAACACCGGTGGTGACGACGATGTCACGGCCGGTGGCATGGGCCTGTTTCGAGATCTCTCTCATGAGAGTCTGTGGCTTGATTCTGGAGCCTGGGGTCTCCATCTGGTAGGCATATGGGTACTTCTCTTTCCATGCTCTAATCTGGTCAAACCACTCCGGACGAGAGGCCACTGGATGCACTAACTGATTAAATAGCTCAAGGTTCTCGGTCACATCGCCCTCGATGGCCTCTGTAGCCTCGACaaccttgttgatgttcttTGGAGAGATTTCGAAGTGGATGATACCGCCACGGTTTTCCTGGGCAGCCAGTCTGGCCTCTGGTGCGAATTTGGCCACGTTTCCGGTGACTCTGTCGTCGAATCTTGCTCCCAGAGCGATGATCAGGTCGGCCTTCTGAATAGCGCTGTTTGCGACGGCGGATCCGTGCATTCCAAGCATGTCGAGAGATTTTTCATCCTCCTGGTCAAATGCTCCCAGGGCTTGGATGGTGGTGGTAACTGGGATCTGGGCCTTGTCTGCAAGCTCCTTGAGTCTCTTTGGGCCGTTCTCCGAGTTGAGAATGCCTGCACCGACGTAAAGAATAGGTTTTTTGGCCTTGTTGACCAGAGCGGCAGCGCGCTGAATACATTGGGTGGTGAACTCGGTAGCAGCAGCATGTGTGATCTTGTTCAGTGTGTTGGAAGGAAGCGTCGAACTGACTGGAATGGCTTCCTTCAAAATGGCTGCCGTCACGTCTTTTGGCAGGTCCACGAGCACAGGGCCCGGACGACCGCTGGTGGCGATCTCGAACGCCTCATTGATACGTCTTGGCAGCTCCGCAACGTTCTTCACCATAACGTTCCATTTGGTGCAGGATCTCGAGATACCGACAACGTCGGCCTCCTGGAAAGCGTCGGTTCCAATAGCGGAGGTAGGCACCTGGCCAGTAAACACCACCATCGGCACACCGTCTGCTAGAGCATCTGCCATAGGGGTGATGACATTGGTGGCACCGGGACCAGAGGTCACCAAGACAACACCAGGTTTCCCCACGGCTCTGGCGTAACCCTCGGCCATGTGTCCTGCACCTTGTTCGTGGCGCGGAAGAACAAAGTTGAACTTATCAGAGTTGTAGATGGCATCGTACACTGGCAAAATGGCACCTCCTGGATACCCGAAAACGGTGTCGACGTTGTGTCTCTGCATCATCTCGTGGAAGATCTGACCACCTGTGAGCCCAATAAAGGAGTCGTCCATCTGAGGAGCGGACGAGAGGGGCGAAGGGCCTTTTCGATCAGAGGTATTGAAAGCAGGAGCAGGGGTAGGCCGTGAATCCACAAACACGGACGCAGACGAGGACTTGCATCGCACAGCACGGACTGTGCGGGCTCCTCTGAGCGCAATCATGCGCATCGCGGGTGTGTTTTTACAAGAAGTTCTTAACATGTCTGAGAGAAGCTTTGTAAATTCGTgctcaaaatatttaattCTTTCCCCGGGTTAgtcattttgaaaatttttttgtatgCATCGGGCCGGTAGCGGTGTGTGGCGGTGCGCTCTAATCAGTTTGACATTTTTGCGCATTTCGTGTGGCCGTGCACTTTTCCTACAATTATGCTCGATTCTCTTCTGTTCCGCAGTCACCAATCTGTGCGAATCGGTGAGGTCAATCGCTTCATTGTCAGGTACTGCCCTGAGGGCAAGGACCGGCCCCCCGCGCTCTtcgccaaaatcaagaatGTCGAGATGCTTCCCTTGCGTGCCGCCTACCTCACAGGTCCCTATATTTTATATTGCGACATTAGACCACAAGAATATTCTCACCATCGCCAGTGTTTCATCACGGCGGATCAGCCAGTTTACGACCCGAACTTGTCTGCC
This window of the Ogataea parapolymorpha DL-1 chromosome VII, whole genome shotgun sequence genome carries:
- a CDS encoding Vacuolar protein sorting-associated protein 53; this translates as MSGKSFKDRLIEAGSTRASEGNSIMADNYDPLLDIYELFPTPASLAQLDTLLAYINVYKLQIDSDIQTRQLQYNEAMLNASDGQDALGAVDDELESLIADVNDTKISAEATGSTINRMTASIKSLDNAKKNLTLTMTIMKRLQMLVTAYENLESFLSDTTNPVKDYLQIKQLFSVVVELMNHFQSYKSIDEINTLNKKIGSLKNRIIDEIFADFEREIMEELHNPQLANACELLELLGRPYRDKLTTWYIVTTLKELTSIFKATEEAGSLDNLKRRFMFFRQILTNFEKHHANVFPESWKMSQELTSHFCKITRKDLSESTAKETRLTGSKVDVNLLLNALGETLEFETFISKKFKQSFEGSISDVFEPYLNIWIEHQRTVINNKFMEFMNPESMLKKSGVETGGTNVNVLESAADLFRLYRQILAQLSKLSQGESLVKLSTVFSEYLLKYRQTILEPLVPDSKRLSSGSETEQAEGTAIICLVLNTADYCSITVSQLEEKLAILVNPPTLAQKMDFEKARNSYLNLINNCINLLFVKMENDLHHSWREMLNYNWKIITEVSGESRYMGSVKRVIKENCSLIFPNFNRVLYIRNYLDKLVELVLSELWLNIVKLRPITEIMAEQFVFDLQSLKSFLLDLPSLSPEPVKITSSNSFSKNISSKVSNINTLLKILMVSTSPMSDFMSSYFTIVADSNFNNFVKVLKLKGLLTNDATYEKDKHRYLDQFKSQLRHYETTEETLPESNSFLEGLKLEDAPEGVVSSPNMALTGFFNSPNSNFRIDKQSLLNTRDHFEKNIAKTFSINDNKIDIGENLKSFGKFFKKN
- a CDS encoding Acetolactate synthase catalytic subunit, mitochondrial, which gives rise to MRMIALRGARTVRAVRCKSSSASVFVDSRPTPAPAFNTSDRKGPSPLSSAPQMDDSFIGLTGGQIFHEMMQRHNVDTVFGYPGGAILPVYDAIYNSDKFNFVLPRHEQGAGHMAEGYARAVGKPGVVLVTSGPGATNVITPMADALADGVPMVVFTGQVPTSAIGTDAFQEADVVGISRSCTKWNVMVKNVAELPRRINEAFEIATSGRPGPVLVDLPKDVTAAILKEAIPVSSTLPSNTLNKITHAAATEFTTQCIQRAAALVNKAKKPILYVGAGILNSENGPKRLKELADKAQIPVTTTIQALGAFDQEDEKSLDMLGMHGSAVANSAIQKADLIIALGARFDDRVTGNVAKFAPEARLAAQENRGGIIHFEISPKNINKVVEATEAIEGDVTENLELFNQLVHPVASRPEWFDQIRAWKEKYPYAYQMETPGSRIKPQTLMREISKQAHATGRDIVVTTGVGQHQMWAAQHFTWRKPRSFITSGGLGTMGFGLPAAIGAQIAKPDSLVIDIDGDASFNMTLTELSSAVQANAPVKIVVLNNEEQGMVTQWQSLFYDYRYAHTHQSNPDFVKLGEAMGVKSFRVEDQSEMVDGVKKMIEYNDGPILMEVIVEKKVSVLPMVPGGCALDEFIVFDPEVEAQRDELRKQRTGGKH